A genome region from Schlesneria paludicola DSM 18645 includes the following:
- a CDS encoding AAA family ATPase codes for MNVAGLSPSDDEELRILELVRGGRQRIRTELAKTIVGQAEAVEQLLISLFAGGHCLITGAPGLAKTLLVKSIAQVFHLKFQRIQFTPDLMPADITGTEILEQEDGGRRQMVFVKGPIFTNVLLADEINRTPPKTQAALLEAMQEHQVTAAGTRYALEEPFFVLATQNPIEMEGTYPLPEAQLDRFMFNVVVDYLPEDDEVAVVARTTSGAPEQIEALFTGHDIEQIHALVRKVPVAEDVVRYAVRLAAASRPQQPGTPQFINDWVSWGAGIRAAQYLILGGKARALLSGRANVTWDDVKALAAPVLRHRILINYRAEAAGQTVENIIARLLETVKDA; via the coding sequence GTGAACGTTGCTGGACTGTCCCCCTCCGACGATGAAGAACTGCGAATCCTGGAACTGGTCCGAGGAGGACGACAACGGATTCGTACCGAACTGGCGAAGACCATCGTCGGGCAGGCTGAAGCGGTCGAACAGTTGTTGATCTCGCTGTTTGCCGGGGGGCACTGTCTGATCACCGGGGCACCGGGTCTGGCCAAGACGCTGCTCGTGAAATCCATCGCGCAGGTGTTCCATCTGAAGTTTCAGCGAATTCAGTTTACCCCTGATTTGATGCCCGCGGACATCACCGGAACCGAGATCCTCGAGCAGGAAGACGGGGGCCGGCGTCAGATGGTCTTTGTCAAAGGGCCCATCTTTACCAACGTTTTGCTCGCTGACGAAATCAATCGAACGCCGCCGAAGACACAGGCCGCTCTCTTGGAGGCGATGCAAGAGCATCAGGTTACGGCGGCAGGGACGCGGTATGCCCTGGAAGAACCGTTCTTCGTTCTCGCGACCCAGAATCCGATCGAGATGGAAGGAACCTATCCCCTGCCCGAGGCGCAGTTGGATCGTTTTATGTTCAACGTCGTTGTCGATTACCTGCCTGAAGACGACGAAGTCGCGGTCGTGGCACGAACGACATCCGGCGCACCCGAACAGATCGAAGCTCTGTTCACGGGGCACGATATCGAACAAATCCATGCGCTGGTTCGCAAAGTTCCTGTCGCCGAAGACGTCGTTCGGTACGCCGTACGACTGGCGGCGGCCTCGCGACCTCAGCAACCAGGAACGCCGCAATTCATCAATGACTGGGTCTCGTGGGGGGCGGGAATTCGCGCAGCCCAGTACCTGATTCTGGGGGGGAAGGCCCGCGCACTGCTTTCAGGACGTGCGAACGTCACGTGGGACGACGTCAAAGCGCTGGCGGCGCCGGTGCTCAGACACCGCATTCTCATCAACTATCGTGCAGAAGCGGCTGGCCAGACCGTCGAGAACATTATCGCTCGCTTGCTCGAGACGGTGAAAGACGCATAA
- a CDS encoding DUF4159 domain-containing protein, which yields MKRHDRRWTVVAAIAVLMGAMGMTYAQSLFKLPRRQPDNRNVARTADERNGVPTWEVDPAFKTDVFTFVRVEYDSPRRPSAWMTDYPDSDLNFSFRLQQLTSLKVDPNGRILRLTDQELFQYPFIYMIEPGGIVLSDDEVVALRRYLLNGGFLMVDDFWGEREYAVFYRAIKQVFPEREPIELPLEHPIFHCVYDLKEKPQVPSIGVALYGRSSGITWEREDAKNPHYRGIFDDKDRLMVMICHNTDLGDGWEREGEDPWYFTEFAEKKAYPMGINIIFYAMTH from the coding sequence ATGAAGCGACACGATCGCAGATGGACAGTCGTGGCAGCGATCGCCGTGCTCATGGGGGCGATGGGAATGACATACGCCCAAAGCCTGTTCAAATTGCCTCGTCGGCAACCCGACAACCGGAATGTGGCGCGGACAGCGGACGAACGTAATGGCGTACCGACGTGGGAAGTCGATCCCGCTTTTAAGACCGACGTGTTTACCTTCGTTCGCGTCGAATACGATTCGCCGCGTCGTCCGAGTGCCTGGATGACGGACTATCCGGATTCCGATCTCAATTTCTCATTCCGATTGCAGCAACTGACCTCGCTGAAAGTCGATCCGAACGGACGAATCTTGCGGCTGACCGATCAAGAGTTATTCCAGTACCCGTTCATCTACATGATCGAGCCGGGCGGAATCGTTCTCTCGGATGACGAAGTCGTGGCACTGCGTCGTTATCTTTTGAACGGCGGATTCCTGATGGTCGACGATTTCTGGGGTGAACGAGAATACGCTGTCTTCTACCGCGCCATCAAACAGGTTTTTCCCGAACGCGAACCGATCGAACTGCCGCTGGAGCATCCTATCTTTCACTGTGTCTACGATTTGAAAGAGAAGCCTCAGGTCCCTTCCATCGGGGTCGCGCTCTATGGACGGTCTTCTGGAATCACCTGGGAACGAGAAGACGCAAAAAACCCGCATTACCGCGGGATCTTTGATGACAAAGATCGCTTAATGGTGATGATTTGTCACAACACCGATTTGGGGGATGGATGGGAACGCGAAGGTGAAGACCCCTGGTATTTCACCGAGTTTGCGGAGAAGAAAGCCTATCCGATGGGGATCAACATCATTTTCTACGCGATGACGCACTAA
- a CDS encoding MMPL family transporter, whose protein sequence is MKNVFDRRDHWGNRFSLWIVVLMAFVAPLCWSSARQLRLENDVEKWLPGQDAELQALNWIHERFPVEERVLVTWEGSSLNDPRIDQVIEHLTGRPDERGIRRGGLPYFSSILEPRHALSVMQADGVEPHEAIRRLEGTLVGAGPLRLRLSETGRSALRKTRREVEMALLSRRGLTANVQDATADLSSMISIPGVPQDDAAAGESIAPAVLTADGKVSENATLDHDLQVSWRGMRIGSESTMAVAKWLTEYIPERGDGKPLVESAFFAPGSPVGLSVGLSEAGLADKTDTVAAIRTACQRAGIPDQAVHLAGSLVTATELNHEVQKAAWDVTVPLFEMHRRSAILMSFLASALVAFALLRNIRLTAMVVMVSLLAMFGATALIPLTGGTMDMILVVMPTLIFVLTTAGAIHVANYWKHAAFHNESVAISQTVKMSWMPGILTSSAVAVGLIALCTSLLTPIKNFGFYGAAGAMLSLSMLMYGLPALLQIWSPSKPREQELDHLGWRGFGQLMTVRSGLQSVAFVAICIGCSLGMNKLQTETKAVRYFPESAEISKDYWFIETNLSGTTPVEAVIRFDQQSQKDTSFLDRMELVRQVQEVIRLHPEVSGTTSLADLQPVSEPLRDDSSYIQKSKYQKRATAVQQRVREGEIPAARAFYTVLEQGRDLPMRRDDKLSQPGDELWRIAAQVNVMSNNDFSVVVADLHRLTQNVLKLEPGSQHSIAGAVPLFAQTQKAVLESLIGSTCLACALILGLFLFRLRSITASLVAMIPTLIPVTVVLGVIGWMEQRIDVGTMITASVGMGIAAQGTVQYLNWVRLAMQSGKSRREAVVEALVHCGPSLWQAGAVVGVGLLVLVPAESLVISRFGGAMAAMVGVALLSDLVLLPQLVAGPLGCVFELTKRTVQIDAVVEEPAPTVADAAIAAIAEEPSVPTPHIKSHGSSMKKRRSSSRRDHEAG, encoded by the coding sequence ATGAAGAACGTATTTGATCGTCGCGACCACTGGGGCAACCGGTTCAGTCTGTGGATTGTCGTGTTGATGGCGTTCGTCGCGCCGCTCTGCTGGTCGTCCGCTCGCCAGTTGCGTCTCGAGAACGATGTCGAGAAGTGGTTGCCCGGGCAGGATGCCGAATTGCAGGCCCTCAACTGGATTCATGAGCGATTCCCCGTGGAAGAACGCGTTCTGGTCACCTGGGAAGGAAGTTCACTTAATGATCCCCGGATCGATCAGGTCATTGAACACCTGACGGGAAGGCCCGACGAACGCGGGATCAGACGGGGTGGCTTACCCTACTTCTCATCGATTCTCGAGCCGCGACACGCGTTAAGCGTCATGCAGGCCGATGGCGTTGAACCACACGAGGCCATTCGGCGACTGGAAGGGACACTCGTCGGTGCGGGTCCGCTGCGCCTGCGATTGTCGGAAACAGGGCGATCGGCGTTAAGAAAGACCCGTCGAGAAGTGGAAATGGCGCTGCTGTCACGTCGAGGTTTGACGGCAAATGTACAGGATGCAACGGCCGATCTGTCGTCGATGATTTCCATTCCAGGGGTGCCGCAGGACGACGCTGCTGCGGGTGAATCGATTGCACCGGCGGTGCTGACGGCTGACGGAAAGGTCAGTGAAAACGCGACGTTGGATCACGACCTTCAAGTGTCGTGGCGCGGAATGCGGATTGGCAGCGAATCAACGATGGCCGTGGCCAAATGGCTGACTGAATATATTCCTGAACGGGGTGATGGGAAGCCGTTGGTCGAATCCGCGTTCTTCGCTCCCGGGTCACCTGTCGGTCTGTCGGTCGGTTTGTCCGAGGCAGGGTTGGCAGACAAAACCGACACGGTGGCGGCGATCCGAACCGCCTGTCAGCGCGCCGGAATTCCCGATCAGGCGGTTCATTTGGCGGGAAGTCTGGTCACCGCGACGGAACTGAATCACGAAGTTCAAAAGGCCGCCTGGGATGTGACGGTCCCTCTCTTTGAAATGCATCGACGCTCGGCGATTCTCATGTCGTTTCTCGCCAGTGCGCTGGTGGCGTTTGCACTGCTGCGGAACATTCGTCTCACGGCGATGGTGGTCATGGTCTCGTTGCTGGCCATGTTTGGGGCGACGGCGCTGATCCCGCTGACGGGCGGAACGATGGACATGATCCTGGTGGTGATGCCCACGCTGATCTTTGTCTTGACGACGGCCGGGGCGATCCATGTTGCGAACTACTGGAAACATGCCGCTTTCCACAACGAATCTGTGGCGATTTCCCAGACGGTCAAGATGTCATGGATGCCTGGCATCCTCACCTCGTCCGCGGTCGCGGTGGGCCTGATTGCGTTGTGCACCAGTCTCCTGACACCCATCAAGAACTTTGGATTCTACGGCGCCGCCGGTGCGATGCTGTCGCTGTCGATGTTGATGTACGGGCTTCCGGCGCTGCTGCAGATATGGTCTCCGTCGAAGCCGCGTGAACAAGAATTGGATCACCTGGGATGGCGTGGATTTGGTCAGTTGATGACCGTTCGTTCCGGTTTGCAATCGGTCGCGTTCGTCGCCATCTGCATCGGGTGCAGCTTGGGCATGAATAAGCTGCAAACAGAGACCAAGGCCGTTCGCTACTTCCCGGAAAGTGCCGAGATCAGCAAGGATTATTGGTTCATCGAAACCAATCTGTCAGGAACGACCCCTGTTGAAGCGGTGATTCGGTTTGATCAGCAGTCGCAGAAAGACACGAGTTTCCTGGATCGAATGGAACTGGTGCGTCAGGTTCAAGAGGTGATTCGGCTCCATCCCGAGGTCAGTGGCACAACGTCACTTGCCGATTTGCAGCCGGTCTCGGAACCGCTTCGTGACGATTCCAGCTACATTCAGAAGTCGAAGTATCAGAAACGGGCGACCGCCGTGCAGCAGCGGGTACGCGAAGGCGAAATTCCAGCCGCTCGCGCGTTCTACACGGTTCTCGAGCAGGGACGCGACCTGCCGATGCGGCGCGATGACAAATTAAGCCAACCTGGTGATGAACTTTGGCGCATTGCCGCACAAGTCAATGTCATGTCGAACAACGATTTCTCCGTCGTGGTGGCCGACTTGCATCGGCTCACGCAAAACGTTTTGAAATTGGAACCTGGTTCACAACATTCCATCGCCGGGGCGGTGCCGCTGTTTGCTCAGACGCAGAAGGCGGTACTGGAAAGTTTGATCGGTAGTACCTGCCTGGCATGTGCCCTCATTCTAGGGCTGTTTCTGTTCCGGTTGCGAAGTATTACCGCCAGCCTGGTGGCCATGATTCCGACTTTGATCCCGGTGACGGTGGTGCTGGGTGTGATCGGCTGGATGGAACAGCGGATTGATGTGGGCACGATGATCACGGCCTCGGTCGGAATGGGCATCGCTGCTCAAGGAACGGTGCAGTATCTCAACTGGGTGCGTCTTGCCATGCAGAGTGGGAAGAGCCGCCGTGAGGCTGTTGTCGAAGCACTGGTACATTGTGGGCCATCGCTGTGGCAGGCGGGCGCCGTGGTCGGGGTTGGATTGCTTGTTCTGGTTCCTGCCGAGTCGCTAGTCATCAGCCGATTTGGCGGTGCGATGGCCGCGATGGTGGGTGTGGCATTGCTCAGCGATCTCGTGCTGTTACCACAGTTGGTGGCGGGGCCATTGGGATGCGTGTTCGAACTGACCAAACGTACGGTTCAAATCGATGCGGTGGTCGAAGAGCCCGCTCCGACCGTGGCAGACGCTGCCATTGCCGCGATTGCCGAAGAACCGTCGGTGCCGACGCCGCATATCAAGTCACATGGTTCCTCGATGAAAAAACGCCGATCGTCGTCACGACGCGATCATGAAGCGGGCTGA
- a CDS encoding DUF2752 domain-containing protein, protein MSVAVRASLLGIAMFLCGGFLLALSVSPDPRGYGTHHQFGLPPCTFRTLSGYPCPGCGMTTSFSHFVRGDFAASARANLAGLVLASVCALLIPWCLWSAYCGQLWMVADPITVGGTLAVCLSGLAVLFWGARVLSAMT, encoded by the coding sequence ATGAGCGTCGCAGTTCGAGCCTCGTTGCTCGGCATCGCGATGTTTCTGTGCGGGGGATTTCTGTTGGCGCTGTCGGTGTCACCCGACCCGCGGGGGTACGGGACACACCATCAGTTTGGTCTTCCGCCTTGTACATTTCGAACGCTGTCTGGTTACCCCTGTCCCGGTTGCGGGATGACAACGAGTTTTTCCCATTTCGTGCGAGGAGACTTTGCCGCTTCAGCTCGTGCCAATCTGGCGGGATTGGTCCTGGCCTCCGTCTGTGCGTTGCTCATTCCCTGGTGTTTGTGGAGCGCTTACTGCGGGCAGTTATGGATGGTTGCCGATCCGATCACTGTTGGCGGGACCCTGGCGGTCTGTCTTAGCGGCCTTGCCGTGTTGTTTTGGGGTGCTCGCGTGCTGAGCGCCATGACGTAG
- a CDS encoding DUF695 domain-containing protein: MNQSPDQSTTPDDDHWEIYVTYVDDNPAVILVDIGVVESVPITSLPNLVWLWIHLKTTDEDGFPSEEEDFRLNEIEDLVTEGMGDLALRYVGRITTDGRREFYFYTDDPEQFRQSATAAMSSVSEYEFEIDVADDPEWSHYQNVLYPSPEDFQQIQNQQVISQLQQAGDSLTEPRPVDHYANFRTAEDRDAFIAAAAAEGYESVSRPDRTDDEGEFPFSVGLLRVDPVDPETIDRITFELFDLARQHTGEYEGWGSKVVKS, encoded by the coding sequence ATGAATCAATCGCCCGACCAATCCACCACTCCCGACGATGACCACTGGGAAATCTACGTCACATACGTCGACGATAATCCAGCGGTAATCCTTGTAGACATTGGTGTTGTGGAATCTGTCCCCATTACCAGCCTGCCGAATCTGGTCTGGCTCTGGATTCATCTGAAAACGACTGACGAAGATGGTTTTCCGTCAGAAGAGGAAGACTTTCGCCTGAATGAAATTGAAGATTTGGTCACAGAGGGTATGGGGGATTTGGCGCTGCGATATGTCGGACGCATTACGACCGATGGTCGCCGCGAATTCTATTTCTACACCGATGATCCCGAGCAATTTCGGCAGTCGGCCACGGCGGCGATGAGTTCCGTGTCAGAATACGAGTTCGAAATCGATGTGGCAGATGATCCAGAGTGGAGCCATTACCAGAATGTTCTGTACCCATCGCCAGAAGATTTCCAACAGATTCAGAACCAGCAAGTGATTTCACAATTGCAGCAGGCCGGGGACTCGCTAACCGAGCCACGTCCCGTCGACCATTACGCCAATTTCCGGACCGCCGAAGATCGCGATGCGTTCATCGCCGCCGCCGCAGCAGAAGGCTACGAAAGCGTCAGTCGCCCTGACCGCACGGATGATGAAGGCGAGTTTCCATTTTCCGTGGGACTACTGCGTGTCGATCCTGTTGACCCGGAAACCATTGATCGGATCACATTCGAGCTATTTGATCTCGCCCGGCAACATACGGGAGAGTACGAAGGCTGGGGTTCGAAAGTCGTGAAGTCATGA
- the msrA gene encoding peptide-methionine (S)-S-oxide reductase MsrA has protein sequence MICRGDAMSEHDLMTSTKRSSMFLVKGQFMYVVASASDWVERLRRSVGARSLFFSLFAVGILVAGGKLSMADSSKENSTEQNEVDPTEKGLEQATFGSGCFWCTEAVFQQLKGVKSVVSGYSGGRIKNPTYEQVCTGTTGHAEVIRVVYDPKVVSYVDLLEVFWKTHDPTTLNRQGADKGTQYRSVIFYHNEKQHELAQEYKQRLDKSEAFADPIVTEISPLKEFYPGEEYHQNYFRDNPENPYCSAVIRRKIDKFRAVFKDKLKDKH, from the coding sequence GTGATCTGCCGAGGTGATGCAATGTCAGAGCACGATCTGATGACATCAACGAAGCGGTCGAGCATGTTTCTTGTGAAAGGGCAATTCATGTATGTCGTCGCGTCAGCCAGCGATTGGGTCGAACGCTTGCGTAGGTCGGTCGGGGCTCGCTCGCTGTTCTTTTCTCTGTTCGCTGTCGGCATCCTGGTTGCGGGAGGGAAATTGAGCATGGCGGATTCATCAAAAGAGAACTCGACGGAACAAAACGAGGTCGACCCGACAGAAAAGGGACTCGAACAAGCGACATTCGGATCTGGTTGCTTCTGGTGCACCGAAGCGGTCTTTCAGCAGTTGAAAGGGGTTAAGTCCGTCGTTTCAGGCTATAGCGGCGGGCGGATCAAAAATCCGACCTACGAACAGGTGTGTACGGGAACGACCGGCCACGCCGAAGTCATTCGCGTTGTTTACGATCCGAAAGTCGTTTCGTATGTCGACCTGCTTGAGGTCTTCTGGAAAACGCACGATCCGACCACGTTGAATCGACAGGGCGCCGACAAGGGAACGCAGTATCGTTCGGTGATTTTTTATCACAATGAGAAACAGCATGAACTGGCGCAGGAGTACAAGCAAAGACTCGACAAGTCCGAGGCGTTTGCTGATCCGATTGTCACCGAGATTTCACCCCTGAAAGAGTTCTATCCTGGTGAGGAGTATCATCAGAACTACTTCCGTGACAATCCTGAAAATCCCTATTGCTCGGCCGTGATCCGGCGGAAAATTGATAAGTTCCGAGCGGTCTTCAAGGACAAGTTGAAGGACAAGCACTGA
- a CDS encoding tetratricopeptide repeat protein, whose product MRWVLGSGNSGHSLTKRDRSVCFQALSCLVLTMALMVCLPLADAADVEEIRQLLLTGKYAECIQTADQAIQQRVFGEDWYLFKAEAEMQTGQYQAAFDTISNGLTRYAWSIRLRQAGIDPACFSEHVDQGKTWQAEISDIVSRAAWRYDGDAESLVALGKVAVATGADSRKVLETFYDRALKVAREHRGATLASGELALSKKDFAVAAEIFEEGVKSHPNDADLHFGLARSIETAQSRLAAHHLSESLRLNPRHTPALLYRAERAIDSEQYAEAGKLLDQVLEINPSHPQAWALHAVMAHLDNDLENEREFRGRALKPWSENPAVHWLIGKKLSQKYRFAEGADLQRSVLAISPGYQPARVQLAQDLLRLGQDEEGWRLNAAALKADAYDVQLFNMANLHDQLAKYTMVEADEFRVRMEANEATIYGADVLDLLRRAKQTLCLKYGLELNDVITVEIYADSNDFAVRAFGLPGAGGYLGVCFGKVVIANSPATQKQNPSNWQSVLWHEFCHVVTLEKTRNRMPRWLSEGISVYEERQAGGTWGQRMTPKSRKRILGGGLASVRDLSGTFLHPEKPGDLEFAYYQSSLLVEYLIEKYGLDSIKNIFVDLAAGLHVEDAIVRHTASLDQIDHEFHDYAIEMARRLAPDLDWEQYDLSAIKDDDDPDRLEHWMEDHPNSIQGLTMLSDQLVSRREFAKAKKFLHKMIELYPEQTGFESAYLMLASIHRELDETADERRVLEDYVGRTDDAKAALLRLIDLQTAASDWPGAARSVRRLLEVNPLLPQAQKARALVSEKLGDKDDAIQGLEAWLLMDPDDPADGHFRLAKLLHEKSDPRAKQHVLAALEFAPRFRDAQKLLLKIVREQPVQAEQNEKPQSESKADDAEAK is encoded by the coding sequence ATGCGTTGGGTTTTAGGTTCTGGCAATTCGGGCCATTCGTTGACCAAGAGAGACCGGTCGGTTTGCTTCCAGGCCCTGTCGTGTCTCGTGCTGACGATGGCATTAATGGTTTGCCTGCCTTTGGCCGACGCAGCGGATGTTGAAGAAATCCGTCAACTCCTGCTCACGGGTAAGTATGCCGAATGCATTCAGACCGCCGATCAGGCCATTCAGCAGCGCGTCTTTGGCGAGGATTGGTATCTGTTCAAGGCCGAGGCCGAGATGCAGACCGGACAGTATCAGGCGGCCTTCGACACGATCTCGAACGGTTTGACCCGGTACGCGTGGAGCATCCGATTGCGACAAGCGGGGATCGACCCCGCCTGCTTTTCGGAGCATGTCGACCAGGGAAAAACCTGGCAGGCGGAAATTAGTGATATTGTCAGCCGTGCCGCCTGGCGCTATGACGGTGATGCCGAGAGCCTCGTGGCGCTCGGAAAGGTCGCTGTGGCCACCGGTGCCGACTCTCGAAAAGTCCTCGAGACCTTCTACGATCGCGCGCTCAAGGTTGCTCGCGAGCATCGCGGCGCGACACTGGCGAGTGGTGAACTGGCGCTTTCGAAAAAAGACTTCGCAGTCGCGGCCGAGATCTTCGAAGAAGGCGTGAAAAGCCATCCCAACGACGCCGATCTGCATTTTGGACTGGCACGCAGCATCGAAACCGCCCAGTCCCGTCTGGCGGCCCATCATTTGTCAGAGTCACTGCGGCTGAATCCGCGGCACACCCCTGCCCTGCTCTATCGGGCCGAGCGGGCCATTGATTCAGAACAGTATGCCGAGGCGGGGAAGTTGCTGGATCAGGTGCTTGAGATTAACCCTTCGCACCCCCAGGCCTGGGCATTGCATGCAGTAATGGCCCATTTGGACAACGACCTTGAGAATGAGCGTGAGTTTCGTGGTCGCGCGCTGAAGCCTTGGTCTGAAAACCCCGCGGTCCATTGGCTGATCGGCAAAAAGCTGTCGCAAAAATACCGATTCGCAGAAGGTGCCGATCTGCAACGTTCCGTGCTGGCCATCTCCCCCGGCTATCAGCCCGCGCGCGTGCAGCTTGCTCAGGACTTGCTGCGTCTCGGTCAGGATGAGGAAGGATGGAGACTGAACGCCGCGGCCCTCAAGGCCGATGCCTATGACGTGCAGCTCTTCAATATGGCTAATTTACACGATCAATTGGCCAAATACACCATGGTCGAAGCAGACGAATTTCGTGTGAGGATGGAAGCCAATGAAGCCACGATTTACGGCGCGGATGTGTTGGATTTGCTGCGTCGTGCCAAACAAACGCTGTGTCTGAAATATGGGCTCGAACTGAACGATGTCATTACAGTCGAGATCTATGCCGACTCGAACGACTTTGCCGTCCGAGCATTCGGCCTGCCAGGAGCCGGTGGCTATCTGGGTGTCTGCTTCGGAAAAGTTGTCATTGCCAACAGTCCCGCGACGCAGAAACAAAATCCTTCGAACTGGCAGTCCGTGTTGTGGCACGAGTTTTGTCATGTGGTGACGCTGGAGAAGACGCGCAATCGGATGCCGCGCTGGTTGAGCGAAGGGATTTCCGTTTACGAGGAACGTCAGGCGGGAGGGACGTGGGGACAACGCATGACCCCCAAAAGTCGTAAGCGAATCCTCGGCGGTGGTCTGGCATCCGTACGAGATTTAAGTGGCACGTTTCTGCATCCCGAGAAACCGGGTGATCTCGAATTTGCGTATTACCAGTCGTCGTTGCTGGTCGAGTATCTGATCGAGAAGTATGGACTGGATTCCATCAAAAACATCTTTGTCGATCTGGCCGCGGGCCTGCATGTCGAAGATGCGATCGTGCGTCACACGGCATCGCTCGATCAGATCGATCATGAATTCCATGACTACGCGATCGAGATGGCGCGGCGTCTGGCTCCCGATCTCGACTGGGAACAGTACGATCTTTCCGCGATCAAAGATGACGATGATCCGGATCGGCTGGAGCACTGGATGGAGGATCACCCTAACAGCATCCAGGGGCTGACGATGCTCTCCGATCAATTGGTCAGCCGGCGTGAATTCGCCAAAGCCAAGAAATTTCTGCACAAGATGATCGAACTTTATCCCGAGCAAACGGGTTTCGAAAGTGCTTATCTGATGCTGGCATCGATTCATCGGGAACTGGATGAAACGGCGGACGAACGACGTGTGCTCGAAGACTATGTCGGACGTACGGATGATGCGAAGGCGGCGCTGCTGCGCCTGATCGATCTGCAGACGGCAGCCAGCGACTGGCCTGGCGCGGCCAGAAGCGTCCGACGATTGCTCGAAGTGAATCCATTGCTGCCGCAAGCTCAAAAAGCCCGGGCGCTGGTGAGTGAAAAGTTGGGAGATAAAGACGATGCCATCCAGGGGTTGGAAGCCTGGCTGCTGATGGATCCGGATGATCCGGCTGACGGACATTTTCGCCTCGCCAAGCTGCTGCACGAAAAAAGCGATCCGCGCGCGAAACAGCACGTGCTGGCCGCACTGGAATTCGCGCCGCGATTTCGTGATGCTCAAAAACTGCTGCTGAAAATCGTTCGCGAACAGCCGGTTCAAGCAGAACAGAATGAGAAGCCCCAGAGTGAGTCGAAGGCAGATGACGCCGAAGCAAAATGA